The Caldicellulosiruptor obsidiansis OB47 genome segment GAACCTTGACAAGCACAACAGAATTCAAACTACAGATTACAGGATTTTAAGACGAATTGTAAGAGATGCCAGGACAAGAGGTGCATCTGCTAAAAGGACAATTTCCATGTGGCCGTCTGTCAGAAATGGTGAGGAGAAAAATATTTTTCCCTACCAGGAAATGGCGGATGCTATGTTTAATTCAGCACTAATTTATGAGCTTGCGGTTTTGAAAAAATATGCTGTTCCCTTACTTAAAACAATTACAAGAGAAGATGAGGAATATAGTGAAGCGCAGAGGCTTTTGCATTTTCTGAGCTTTATCCTCACAATTGAGGACGAAAGAGAAATTCCACCACAATCTATCATAAGAGAGTTCATAGGAGGGTCTTGTTTTTATGACTTTTAAAAAAGAAAAGGGGCTTTTGGGATATATTCCCTCAAGCCCCTTATGTTTTTAAAATGTCACATTTGTTGAAGAGTTGTTTGTGTTCTGGTTTGTTCCCTGATTTGGCCAAAATCCTCTCATTTTTATACTAAATCCGCGCCTCATGGTACCGTCCATTCCTGCTGCACCTTTGAATTTTCTACCAAATCCTCGTGGAGCAAATCCCTTTGAAAGGTCCCAGTTTGAAATTTTTGTCTTGATAGCTTCTTTCATTTTGTCTGCCTGGTCTTTTGTTATTTTACCTTCATTAAGAAGCTTGTCAATCTTTGTTATTTGCATTGAGATTAATTTGTTTTTAAAGTCTGATTCAGAGATATTCTTGGATTTGATTAGGTCTGCAATGGTCTTTCCATTTTTCAGCTCGTTAAAAAGACTATCCTTTGTCATGCCGAGGATTGTAGCAATGTCACTGAACATATCGAGGTTATAAATGTCTTTTGAAAATGCTTTGATTTTAAAGCCAAAGAAAGGAAGCTTTCCGTCCCAGCTGTCTATCTTCTGTTTTAAACTTTGCTTTAGCTGTGCTGCTTTGTCGCTCGTTATTTTGTTGTTTTTAACAGCTTCATCAATCTTTGCATAAAGGCTTTCTAAAAGCTTTGATTTAAACTGGTCAAGTGTCAGGCCTTTGTCCTTTAAGATGTCTGAGAAAGCCTTTCCGCTCTGAATCTGTTTTTGAATATCCTCTTTTTTCATGCCAAGGATGCTTTCAATTGTGCCAGCGATGTCAAGGTTTATACCTGCTGCACCTTTTTCAAATTTTCCGAAACAGAGCTTTGTGAGATTGCCCTTGAAAGCTACCGGAAGGCTTGCCTTTGAAGAACCTGCAAATGCAAGGCTTACACTTAAAATCAGAATTACAATAAGTCCTATACCAATTATTGTCTTTATCCTTTTCACTTAAAAATCACCTCTTTTCATTTTGAATTTTTCTTTCAATTATATTATCCCACATAAAATTGGGTTTTGTGTTTCGCAATTGTAAAAATATTTTTAAGGAAAATTTTTACACAGAGATGTGTTTTTAAATGAATAGCAAAAGGGTATATTAGAATCGAAAAAAATTTTAAATAGGATGGTGAAATATAGAAGATGAAGTATATAGTGATTGGTGCTGTTGCAGGTGGGATGACAGCTGCAATGAAAATAAGACGAAATGATGACAAAGCTGAAATTATTGTATATGACAAAGACACTGACATATCATATTCTGGTTGTTCTCTTACGTACTATATTTCAGGTGTGATAGATAACAGGAAAAACATTGTTCCAAGAGATAGCCAATATTTTAAAAAGTTTAATGTTGATGTAAAAACAGCTCATGAGGTTTTAAAAGTTGACACGCAAAATAAGAAGGTGATTGTCAAGGATTTAACTACTGGTAATACCTTTGAAGATGGTTTCGACAAGTTAATTATTGCAACAGGAGCACATCCTGTAGTGCCTAAAATTGATGGCATAGAGCTTGAGGGCATATTTGTCCTTCGAAATGTCAAGGATGCAGATAGAATAAAAGAGTTTATAAACACTTATTTTCCCAAGAAAGCCTTGATAGTTGGTGGTGGGTACATTGGACTTGAAATGGCAGAAGCTTTGAAGGTTTTGGGGATAGATGTTGTTATCATAGAAAAACAAGAAAATATCCTTCCAAACTTGGATAGTGACATGGCAAGGCTTGTTGAGAACTATCTTAAAGAGAAAGGAATTACAGTGAAAACCAGCACATCTGTGTTGAAGTTTGAAGGTGATAAGAGAGTAACAACGGCTATTTTGAGTGATGGTTCAAGATTGAATGTAGACTTTGTGTTAATTGCTGTTGGGGTAAGACCTTCTACCCAGTTTTTAGAAGGAAGTGGCATACAGCTTTTACCAAATGGAGCTATTAAGGTTGATGAGTATATGAGAACTAATATTGAAGGAATCTTTGCAGCAGGTGACTGTGCTTCTGTGTATTTTAAGCTAAATGGTAAAACTATGTATATGCCACTTGGTTCAACTGCAAACAAGATGGGAAGAATAGCTGGTGAAAATGCAACAGGTGGTAGCATGAAGTTCAGTGGCATTTTGGCAACATCAATTTTCAAAGTTTTTGACCTTACAGTTGCACAAACAGGTTACACAGAAAAGATGGCACAGCAGGATGGGATTGAATATGAAGTTGGGCACGTTACAAAACCGCATATAACAACAGCATATCCTGGAGCTGAGAAAATGACTATAAAAGCAATTGCAGAACTCAGTTCACGAAAAATTATAGGTGCTCAAATTATTGGCACAAAAGGAGTTGACAAAAGAATAGACATTTTGGCAACAGCTATCTTTGCAGGGCTTACAACAGACCATCTTTTCCAGCTTGATTTGGCTTATGCACCGCCATTTTCGTCTGCAAAAGACCCTGTTCACTATGTTGGCATGGTTATGTCAAACTTTCTTGACAAGAGAAAATTTAATTGTACGCAGGAAAAGCTTTTGGAAAAGATGCAAAAAGGAGAAGATTTTGTTGTTCTGGATGTTCGAACACCTGATCAGTATAAAATCAAGCATATAAAGGGTGCTGTAAATATTCCTCTTGAGATGCTGCAAGAAAAAATGAATCTGCTTCCAAAAGACAAGCAGATAATTGTATACTGCAACAGTGGGGTAAGTTCAAATATTGCCCAAAATATCCTTCAGCAGAATGGGTTTAGAAAGGTTTATAACCTTTCAGGCGGTATTTTGAACGTGACTTTAGAGCAGCTGCTTGAAAGAAATACCTCAGACTCTTCTCCTTCTTCTCCAGACCTTTAAAAATATTATCCATGCTATTATCACAATGCAAACCAGCACCAAAATGGCAAGCCAAAAAAGGAATATATCTTTTTTGTAAAGGAATTTAAAGAAGTTAAATCCGTACCAGTAAAAGTACACATAGAATGTTGCCCAGATGGTATTTCCAATAAAAGAAGAAATGATATATTCATAGAAATTCATTTTACTAATTCCTGCCAAGAAAATAACGGGGGTGCGTGGAACTCCTATTATTCTTGCTATTGGTACAGCAAATATTCCATACTTTACAAAAAAGTTATTGACGCTCTCAAGCGTCTCTTTTTTTATTCTCAAAAGCCTTTCAAAAAGGCTGATTATTTTCTTTCTGCCACTTCTGAGAAGAAGGTTCACAGCAACATTTCCACAAAGATTTCCTAATGCTATTACCATTATCAATGTAAAAAGAGTGAATTTGCGTGAGTTTAAAAGTGCTACTGCGCCAAGGTAAGCAATCTGTGTTGGGAAAGGAATCCCAAGCCCTTCTATTGCCAATATCAAAAATATTCCCCAAAGTCCAAAATTGTCAATCATGTATTTCAAAAATTCAATCATATTTCTATCATCTCTTAAAACAAGTTTTTACACTATCTATTTTACTCTTTTTTTCATAGAATAAACAGAAAGATAAACTTTGGATTTGCTAATATGACTTTTCAAAATTTTGTTAAATATAAAAAAGAGCATTCAAACCAATGAAATACTCTTAAGGCACAGAATGGCATAAAAATTAGTTTAAAGTTGATAAAATTTTTGTATAGAGTATGGACAAAAGGTATAAAATTCATATATGAAAGGTATTGCAAGTCAAGAAAATTTCTTGACTTTTAAGGTTATTTGACAAAAAATTTTTTTTAAATTAAAATAACAAAGAAGTTTTTTAGAAAACAAATCCATTTTGTAGGAGGTTGATTATGAATAAACTGAGGTGCCTTGTGGCAAGGCCAAGGGATATGAAGAAGCTTATCCTGGCTTTTGTCATTGTATTTGTTTTGTCAGTCCTGCTTGGCGCCATGACTGCACAGGCACTTGTGAAAGAGGTTAGCATAACAATTGACGGCAAGACGTTTTATTATAAAACAATTAAGTCCACAGTAAGAGAGGTCTTAGAAGAAAATCAAATTTACTTGACAAAAGATGACTATATCTCGCCTTCTTTGGACTCAAAAATAAATGAGAATACCCAGATAATAATAAAGAGAGCTTTTGAAGTGAAAATACTTGTTGGCGACGAGGAAAAGGTTGTGTATATTCCAAGCGGTACTGTTGAGGATGCAATAAAAAAAGCAGGAGTGGTCCTTGGGAAGTTAGATAAAGTAAATCTTCCTCTT includes the following:
- a CDS encoding FAD-dependent oxidoreductase; translated protein: MKYIVIGAVAGGMTAAMKIRRNDDKAEIIVYDKDTDISYSGCSLTYYISGVIDNRKNIVPRDSQYFKKFNVDVKTAHEVLKVDTQNKKVIVKDLTTGNTFEDGFDKLIIATGAHPVVPKIDGIELEGIFVLRNVKDADRIKEFINTYFPKKALIVGGGYIGLEMAEALKVLGIDVVIIEKQENILPNLDSDMARLVENYLKEKGITVKTSTSVLKFEGDKRVTTAILSDGSRLNVDFVLIAVGVRPSTQFLEGSGIQLLPNGAIKVDEYMRTNIEGIFAAGDCASVYFKLNGKTMYMPLGSTANKMGRIAGENATGGSMKFSGILATSIFKVFDLTVAQTGYTEKMAQQDGIEYEVGHVTKPHITTAYPGAEKMTIKAIAELSSRKIIGAQIIGTKGVDKRIDILATAIFAGLTTDHLFQLDLAYAPPFSSAKDPVHYVGMVMSNFLDKRKFNCTQEKLLEKMQKGEDFVVLDVRTPDQYKIKHIKGAVNIPLEMLQEKMNLLPKDKQIIVYCNSGVSSNIAQNILQQNGFRKVYNLSGGILNVTLEQLLERNTSDSSPSSPDL
- a CDS encoding DedA family protein, whose protein sequence is MIEFLKYMIDNFGLWGIFLILAIEGLGIPFPTQIAYLGAVALLNSRKFTLFTLIMVIALGNLCGNVAVNLLLRSGRKKIISLFERLLRIKKETLESVNNFFVKYGIFAVPIARIIGVPRTPVIFLAGISKMNFYEYIISSFIGNTIWATFYVYFYWYGFNFFKFLYKKDIFLFWLAILVLVCIVIIAWIIFLKVWRRRRRV